A genomic stretch from Fodinibius salinus includes:
- a CDS encoding efflux RND transporter permease subunit: MLQKIIELSVNNRFMVIIASILLLAGGTYVMYQTPVDAIPDLSDVQVIVFTKYPGQAPQVVEDQVTYPLTTTMMSVPNTKTVRGYSFFGLSFIYIIFEDDTDMYWARSRVLEYLNTAGSNLPDGVTPTLGPDATGVGWVYEYVLDGGDQYDLQQLRSIQDWFLKYELLSVDGVAEVASVGGHVKQYQVEVDPDKLLAYGIPLSKVKMAIKRSNNDVGGRLVEMGETEFMVRGKGYIQTVADVENIPIGTDGNGTPVTIRNVANVQLGPDLRRGVADWNGEGETVGGIVVMRYGENALQTINNVKSKLKELKSGLPEGVTIKTAYDRSSLINRAISFLEEKLIEESIVVAIIVMIFLLHFRSSLVAIISLPIGILAAFLVMYFQGINANIMSLSGIAIAIGAMVDAAIVMVENAHKHLEKDKGKKGHWRIIIDASKEVGPALFFSLLIITVSFLPIFALEGQEGRLFKPLAFTKTYAMAAAALLSVTLVPVLMGYLIRGKIQPEHKNPVNRFLIWVYRPVINLAMRFKWTTIIASIAILVISIVPLQRLGSEFMPPIEEGDLLYMPTTDPGISITKAKELLQQTDKIIASFPEVESVFGKSGRAQTSTDPAPLSMFETIIQLKPEDQWREGMTLDKLKQEMDEAINIPGLTNAWTMPIKTRIDMLSTGIKTPIGIKVTGPDLQTLSDLSQDIASVVRDVPGTLSVFADKTTGGNYLDFSIDRKEAARYGLTTGDVQDVIQSAIGGMNVTETVEGLERYPVNVRYARENRENLTDLGRVLIPTPSGAQIPIEYVADLQIRKDAPVIKTENARYSSWVYVDLTTSDIGSYVNQARQTVDEGLNLPSGYSLTWSGQYEYMERAKKRLQVVVPITLLIIFLLLYFNFKNLQESLIVLLTLPFSLVGSFWLLYILGYNLSVAVGVGAIALAGVAAEIGVIMLTYLDNAYNNRKYNDNMNNLEDLKQAIFEGSAQRIRPIFMTVCAITGGLLPIMWGMGTGATVMKRIAAPMVGGMISATILSLVVLPVIYYLWKSREVKQLAQTTNDDQQITN; this comes from the coding sequence ATGCTACAGAAAATAATTGAACTATCCGTTAATAACCGCTTCATGGTGATCATTGCAAGTATCCTGTTGCTGGCGGGCGGTACATATGTAATGTATCAAACCCCCGTGGATGCCATTCCGGATCTCAGTGATGTGCAGGTCATTGTCTTTACTAAATATCCCGGTCAGGCCCCGCAGGTTGTGGAAGACCAGGTCACCTACCCGCTGACTACCACGATGATGTCAGTACCCAATACAAAAACAGTGCGCGGCTACTCCTTTTTCGGGCTTTCATTTATCTATATCATTTTTGAGGATGATACCGATATGTACTGGGCCCGAAGCCGGGTACTGGAATACCTCAATACCGCAGGTAGTAACTTGCCGGACGGCGTGACTCCTACCCTCGGACCGGATGCCACCGGTGTTGGTTGGGTGTACGAGTATGTATTAGATGGTGGTGATCAGTATGATCTCCAGCAACTGCGCTCTATCCAGGATTGGTTCCTGAAATATGAACTACTCAGTGTGGACGGGGTAGCTGAAGTTGCCAGTGTGGGAGGTCACGTCAAACAGTACCAGGTTGAAGTGGATCCAGATAAACTGCTGGCTTATGGTATCCCATTGTCGAAAGTGAAAATGGCTATCAAACGCAGTAACAATGATGTAGGTGGCCGCTTGGTGGAAATGGGCGAAACTGAGTTTATGGTCCGAGGCAAGGGATATATTCAAACCGTCGCAGACGTAGAAAATATCCCTATCGGCACCGATGGTAACGGCACCCCCGTGACCATTCGCAATGTGGCCAATGTTCAATTAGGTCCTGACCTGCGCCGCGGCGTAGCTGACTGGAATGGTGAGGGAGAAACCGTCGGAGGCATAGTAGTGATGCGCTATGGTGAAAATGCCCTTCAGACCATCAACAATGTAAAATCCAAACTGAAAGAACTCAAAAGCGGCCTGCCGGAAGGAGTAACTATTAAGACGGCCTACGACCGATCCAGTCTGATCAACCGAGCTATTTCATTTTTGGAGGAAAAACTGATAGAGGAAAGCATCGTGGTCGCGATCATTGTCATGATATTCCTGTTACACTTCAGGAGTTCGCTGGTGGCTATAATCAGCTTGCCTATCGGTATTTTGGCAGCCTTTCTTGTGATGTATTTTCAAGGTATCAACGCCAATATCATGTCGTTGAGCGGTATTGCCATTGCTATAGGAGCGATGGTGGATGCAGCTATTGTAATGGTGGAGAATGCCCATAAACACCTGGAAAAAGATAAGGGGAAGAAGGGACACTGGCGGATTATTATAGATGCATCCAAAGAGGTGGGACCGGCCCTGTTCTTTTCCCTGCTGATTATCACGGTCTCATTTCTACCGATCTTTGCCCTAGAAGGGCAGGAAGGACGCCTCTTTAAACCACTGGCCTTTACCAAAACGTATGCCATGGCTGCAGCAGCCTTGCTCTCGGTCACGCTGGTACCTGTATTAATGGGATATCTAATACGCGGAAAAATTCAACCCGAACATAAAAATCCCGTTAACCGGTTTTTAATCTGGGTCTACCGACCGGTTATCAATTTGGCAATGCGTTTTAAATGGACCACCATCATTGCCTCTATTGCGATACTTGTCATTTCCATTGTGCCCCTGCAACGACTCGGTTCAGAATTTATGCCTCCTATTGAAGAAGGCGACCTGCTATATATGCCCACCACCGACCCGGGCATCAGTATCACCAAGGCTAAGGAGCTGCTGCAACAGACCGACAAAATTATCGCCAGCTTCCCGGAGGTTGAATCGGTATTTGGTAAATCCGGACGGGCACAGACCTCTACGGACCCGGCTCCGTTATCGATGTTTGAAACCATTATCCAGCTCAAGCCCGAAGACCAGTGGCGGGAAGGAATGACTTTGGATAAGCTAAAACAGGAAATGGATGAGGCCATCAACATTCCGGGACTTACCAATGCCTGGACCATGCCGATTAAAACTCGAATTGATATGCTTTCTACAGGTATTAAGACCCCGATTGGAATAAAAGTAACCGGCCCTGATCTTCAAACGCTTTCCGATCTCAGTCAGGATATTGCATCGGTGGTGCGCGATGTGCCTGGCACCCTCAGTGTCTTCGCTGACAAGACCACGGGCGGCAACTACCTGGACTTCAGCATCGACAGGAAAGAAGCAGCCCGATACGGCCTGACAACCGGGGATGTGCAGGATGTAATTCAATCAGCTATTGGCGGCATGAACGTAACAGAGACCGTGGAAGGGCTGGAACGCTATCCGGTGAACGTGCGATATGCCCGAGAGAACCGTGAAAACCTTACAGATCTCGGACGGGTATTGATCCCTACGCCTTCCGGCGCTCAAATTCCAATTGAATACGTCGCCGACCTGCAGATCCGCAAAGACGCCCCGGTGATCAAGACTGAGAATGCCCGCTATTCCAGCTGGGTATATGTTGATCTTACCACCTCCGATATTGGAAGCTATGTAAATCAGGCCCGACAGACGGTAGACGAAGGGCTGAACCTGCCATCCGGCTACAGCCTCACCTGGAGCGGGCAGTACGAATACATGGAACGGGCCAAGAAGCGCCTGCAGGTTGTAGTCCCAATAACTCTGCTGATCATCTTCCTGCTGCTGTATTTTAACTTTAAAAATCTCCAGGAGAGTCTAATCGTGCTATTGACCCTGCCCTTCTCGTTGGTAGGCTCTTTTTGGCTGTTGTATATCCTGGGATATAACCTGAGTGTAGCTGTCGGCGTCGGTGCTATTGCCCTTGCCGGGGTGGCTGCCGAAATCGGAGTCATCATGCTCACATATCTGGATAATGCGTATAACAATCGAAAATATAATGACAATATGAACAACCTTGAAGACCTCAAGCAGGCAATATTTGAAGGATCGGCTCAGCGAATCCGCCCGATATTCATGACTGTCTGTGCCATTACCGGCGGCCTGCTGCCTATTATGTGGGGTATGGGAACTGGTGCAACCGTTATGAAACGAATTGCTGCCCCGATGGTTGGAGGAATGATATCAGCGACGATACTAAGCCTGGTAGTATTACCGGTTATCTACTACCTATGGAAGAGCCGGGAAGTAAAACAGCTGGCACAAACAACAAACGATGACCAACAGATAACCAATTAA
- a CDS encoding P-II family nitrogen regulator gives MNEIKAFIRKRKAEEVIDGLEAEGFCCMTIIDVMGLGRMSDPEKAQLSISIAERFSDIVKLVVVCTQNDTEEVLEIIQNHARSGQPGDGIIYVTPVSKTIHIRSGKTGGSFLQSERTSN, from the coding sequence ATGAATGAAATCAAAGCATTTATTCGCAAACGAAAAGCAGAAGAGGTCATTGACGGACTAGAAGCCGAAGGGTTCTGCTGTATGACCATCATTGATGTCATGGGACTGGGTCGCATGTCGGATCCCGAAAAAGCACAACTGTCTATCAGCATAGCCGAACGATTCTCTGATATTGTAAAATTGGTTGTGGTCTGCACTCAAAATGACACAGAAGAAGTGTTAGAGATCATCCAAAACCATGCTCGCAGTGGCCAACCCGGCGATGGCATCATCTATGTGACACCGGTATCCAAAACGATTCATATACGAAGCGGTAAAACCGGAGGTAGTTTCTTGCAAAGTGAAAGAACGTCCAATTGA